In one window of Candidatus Scalindua sp. DNA:
- a CDS encoding sigma-54 dependent transcriptional regulator — MAKNKKKILVVEDDEYVLGSIKSVLDDEGYNVKTASNGLEALSFYRKTPYALVISDLKMPQMDGFELLKQLKDEYPDVSLIMMTAYGSVRTAVEAMKIGAYDYLTKPFSAEELRLVVSRVFEKQNLIIENRALRKELEERFGFDNIIGKSHRMRQVYDIVTQVADTDATVLITGETGTGKELVAHAIHHNSNRKDSPFVIMNCSALPETLLETELFGHEEGAFTGAVKQRTGKFEHADKGTVFFDEMSNLPLSMQTKLLRLLQEKSFERIGGNQTIKVDVRVVAATNKDLNKLSEEGNFRKDLYYRLNVVPIQLPSLRERREDIPLLVSHFIEKYNKAFKKDIKSISQNALTILMSYHWPGNVRELENLVERSVIMMKGHIINEVDILIPTQKQQTAGLKEIFDGRITDSSLEEFLAHCEETYITKLLKRYKGRIDFSAKISGVDAKTLYRKMKKYDINKDSFKD, encoded by the coding sequence GTGGCTAAAAATAAAAAGAAGATATTGGTAGTGGAAGATGATGAATATGTTCTTGGTAGCATTAAAAGTGTTTTGGATGATGAAGGCTACAACGTCAAAACGGCATCAAACGGTCTGGAGGCACTAAGTTTCTATAGAAAAACGCCATATGCTTTGGTTATTTCTGACCTTAAAATGCCGCAAATGGATGGATTTGAATTATTAAAGCAATTAAAGGACGAGTACCCGGATGTGTCTTTAATTATGATGACAGCGTATGGTAGCGTTAGAACTGCGGTTGAAGCAATGAAGATAGGTGCATATGATTATCTCACTAAACCCTTTTCTGCTGAAGAGTTGAGGTTAGTTGTCAGTCGTGTCTTTGAAAAGCAGAACCTGATTATAGAAAACAGGGCATTACGCAAGGAACTCGAAGAGAGGTTTGGCTTTGACAATATAATAGGGAAGTCACACAGAATGCGGCAAGTTTACGATATAGTCACTCAGGTGGCAGACACTGATGCCACCGTCTTAATAACTGGTGAAACTGGCACAGGAAAAGAGCTTGTAGCGCATGCCATCCATCACAATAGTAATAGAAAAGACTCACCTTTTGTTATCATGAATTGTAGCGCCTTACCAGAAACTTTACTGGAGACTGAACTTTTTGGACATGAAGAAGGGGCTTTTACCGGCGCGGTAAAGCAAAGGACAGGCAAATTTGAACATGCCGACAAAGGAACAGTTTTCTTTGATGAGATGAGCAACCTGCCTCTTTCCATGCAGACGAAACTTCTCAGGTTATTACAGGAGAAGTCTTTTGAAAGGATTGGTGGCAATCAGACCATAAAGGTTGATGTAAGGGTCGTTGCTGCTACAAATAAAGATTTAAATAAATTATCAGAAGAGGGAAACTTCAGAAAAGATTTATATTACCGGCTAAATGTTGTTCCAATACAATTGCCTTCATTACGAGAGAGGAGAGAGGACATCCCTTTGCTTGTATCGCACTTTATCGAAAAATATAATAAAGCTTTCAAGAAAGATATCAAATCCATTTCACAGAATGCTCTTACTATTTTAATGTCTTACCACTGGCCAGGTAATGTCAGAGAACTTGAAAACCTGGTCGAGCGATCTGTAATTATGATGAAAGGTCACATAATAAACGAGGTAGATATATTAATTCCCACACAAAAACAACAGACGGCAGGATTAAAAGAAATTTTTGATGGTAGAATCACTGATAGCAGTTTAGAAGAATTCTTAGCACATTGTGAGGAGACGTATATAACCAAACTGTTAAAACGATATAAAGGACGAATCGACTTCTCTGCTAAAATATCCGGTGTCGACGCAAAAACCCTTTACCGTAAAATGAAAAAATACGATATAAACAAAGACAGTTTCAAAGATTAA
- a CDS encoding PAS domain S-box protein: MKLRIKCILSISLFITLVLGTSFTWIIKRQDHVLKDEIKKQAKILVEQIEITHNYLSEVQDEINADSMGGKTDFKHLHSSKTGMEFYNRISRNTPYTVRLITVRHSNADNTPNDFETTVLKKMEEQKPQYAFYDETPGTEDEQLFRYIAPLYLEESCLKCHGEPSGGTIIPERKMGIYKAGDLWGVISVTAPLQPIHARLKANAIILISVALVSIGIIAFITHLLIKRLITKPISKISRVMTAIANGDLDKRIHISSGDEIGMLVNSINKMTEDLQKTTVSKGYVDNIIESMIDTLVVIDQNGNIKTVNKSMLDLLGYEESDLIGNDINMILSDKDNPIANRGWSDIWKEDVLKDYDIIYRTQKSEDIPMNFYGRIMRNSDGEVDNIVGVARDMRQKKKLISELSDFKEATLYMLGDLEKARVELEREEKKLDMIVTGIGAYLCLIDREMKITWGNKPFEKQFGMVNGFKEDTCNTTFGCGNVPPEDCTTKRVFKSGKIEETKRLGTGRDNETKYYHFISSPIKDDQGTITHVLELVQDITKMWQMEHQKEIIYNINKIITSGLMSDMFKSISNELKRIIEFDRISISILDEKTQKFEVMAVDKSYDCTAINEGDWFPTEGSLLERVTFTGSPFIVRNTSKSTFWSDHMLLKEGVKSRLGFPLEYKGIIIGTINLGSLKENNFSEYHFTILEQIAMQLAIAIENARLFAKTRDSEKRYKDLYDNAPDIYITNDENGIINNCNKTGAEILGYNTDELIGRHIFEFQTEKNRNVMEKLLPKRLSGQLIKGLELQLVKKDESVIDVSLNDNHMYDDSGKIIAIQSAYRDITAKKSLESQLLEAEKLASTGRVVASVAHEINNPLEGIINYLQLLLERMEDKDEKRRYVELVMEGIYRIAGIVRRLLDSNMNILEEEGDHKIDHHVQNVVTLLQRKLSQHKITVKQFFDKNIPKVRCHPNRLEQVFTNLMLNSADSMPHGGIINITIQVKVDELQIEFTDNGCGIPEKDLTNIFEPFFSTKKGTGTGLGLWICYNIIAEHSGRISVRSRLNAGSTFQILLPLKK, encoded by the coding sequence ATGAAACTGAGAATTAAATGTATCTTGTCAATCAGCCTTTTTATAACACTGGTACTGGGAACCAGCTTTACGTGGATCATTAAAAGGCAAGACCACGTATTAAAAGATGAAATAAAAAAACAGGCAAAAATCCTTGTTGAACAAATAGAAATTACCCACAACTACTTATCAGAGGTCCAGGATGAAATCAATGCTGATAGTATGGGTGGTAAGACTGATTTCAAACATTTGCATTCTTCAAAAACTGGCATGGAATTCTATAACCGCATCAGCAGAAACACTCCATATACTGTTCGACTGATAACCGTGAGGCACAGCAACGCAGATAACACTCCGAATGATTTTGAAACAACTGTCCTTAAAAAAATGGAAGAACAAAAACCACAATACGCTTTTTATGATGAAACGCCGGGCACAGAAGATGAGCAATTATTTCGTTATATTGCTCCACTCTATTTAGAGGAATCCTGCCTCAAGTGTCACGGAGAACCATCAGGAGGAACGATCATCCCTGAACGTAAAATGGGGATATACAAGGCAGGTGATTTGTGGGGAGTAATAAGTGTAACAGCTCCTTTACAGCCCATTCATGCGAGGCTGAAAGCAAACGCAATAATACTTATCAGTGTTGCGCTGGTTTCAATTGGCATAATTGCTTTTATTACTCACCTATTGATTAAAAGGCTGATTACAAAACCCATATCAAAGATATCTCGTGTAATGACTGCTATTGCCAATGGAGATCTCGACAAGAGGATACACATTTCTTCAGGTGACGAGATAGGAATGTTAGTTAACTCAATAAATAAAATGACAGAAGACTTACAGAAGACTACCGTTTCTAAGGGTTATGTAGACAACATCATTGAAAGTATGATAGATACGTTAGTTGTAATAGATCAAAATGGTAATATAAAAACCGTAAATAAATCAATGCTGGATCTCTTAGGTTATGAAGAGAGCGATTTAATAGGTAATGATATAAATATGATCCTGAGTGACAAGGACAACCCCATTGCGAACCGGGGCTGGAGTGATATCTGGAAGGAAGATGTGTTAAAGGATTATGATATTATCTATCGTACTCAAAAAAGTGAAGATATACCGATGAATTTTTATGGACGTATAATGCGTAATAGTGATGGAGAAGTGGATAATATTGTTGGTGTAGCCAGGGACATGAGGCAGAAAAAAAAGCTTATAAGTGAATTATCCGACTTTAAGGAAGCGACTTTGTACATGCTGGGTGACCTTGAAAAAGCGCGTGTAGAACTTGAGAGAGAAGAGAAAAAGCTAGACATGATAGTAACCGGGATTGGTGCTTACTTATGCCTTATAGATAGAGAAATGAAGATTACGTGGGGCAACAAACCATTCGAGAAGCAGTTTGGGATGGTAAATGGTTTTAAAGAGGACACGTGTAATACAACTTTTGGTTGTGGCAATGTGCCTCCAGAGGACTGCACAACAAAACGTGTATTTAAGAGTGGTAAGATAGAAGAGACAAAAAGATTGGGAACCGGCAGGGATAATGAAACGAAATATTATCATTTTATCAGCTCCCCGATTAAAGATGATCAGGGCACTATTACCCATGTGCTTGAACTGGTCCAGGATATTACCAAAATGTGGCAGATGGAACACCAGAAGGAAATTATTTACAACATCAATAAGATTATTACTTCCGGCCTTATGTCAGATATGTTTAAGTCCATAAGTAACGAGCTTAAGCGTATTATTGAGTTTGATAGAATTAGCATCTCCATTCTTGATGAAAAAACACAAAAGTTTGAGGTTATGGCAGTAGATAAATCATATGACTGCACAGCAATCAATGAAGGTGATTGGTTTCCAACAGAAGGGAGTTTATTAGAACGGGTAACTTTTACCGGAAGTCCATTTATCGTGAGGAATACTTCAAAAAGTACCTTCTGGTCAGATCATATGTTACTCAAAGAAGGCGTAAAGTCTCGACTTGGTTTTCCACTTGAATACAAAGGAATCATTATCGGAACGATTAACCTTGGAAGTTTAAAAGAGAACAATTTTTCTGAATATCATTTTACCATATTAGAGCAGATTGCCATGCAGCTGGCTATTGCCATAGAAAATGCCAGATTATTTGCAAAAACAAGGGATTCGGAGAAAAGATATAAAGACCTTTATGACAATGCTCCGGACATATATATAACAAACGACGAAAATGGAATTATAAACAATTGTAATAAAACAGGAGCGGAGATTTTAGGGTACAACACAGATGAACTGATTGGAAGACATATCTTCGAATTTCAAACGGAGAAAAACAGGAATGTGATGGAGAAATTGTTACCCAAACGTTTAAGCGGGCAGCTCATAAAAGGATTAGAATTACAACTAGTTAAAAAAGATGAAAGCGTTATAGACGTTAGTTTGAATGACAATCATATGTATGACGATAGCGGTAAAATAATCGCTATCCAGTCCGCTTACAGGGATATAACTGCAAAAAAAAGTTTGGAATCACAACTTTTAGAGGCGGAAAAATTAGCCTCGACAGGGAGAGTGGTTGCGAGTGTTGCGCACGAGATCAACAATCCGCTGGAAGGCATCATTAATTACCTTCAATTGCTCCTGGAAAGAATGGAGGACAAAGATGAGAAACGGAGATATGTGGAGCTTGTCATGGAAGGTATTTATAGGATAGCAGGTATTGTAAGGCGTTTATTAGACTCGAATATGAACATTTTAGAGGAAGAAGGAGATCATAAAATTGATCATCACGTACAAAATGTTGTGACGCTGTTACAACGGAAGCTTTCTCAACATAAAATAACGGTAAAACAGTTTTTTGACAAAAACATACCCAAGGTGAGATGCCATCCAAACCGATTAGAACAGGTATTTACAAATCTTATGCTCAATTCTGCTGATTCAATGCCACATGGTGGGATTATCAATATAACCATACAGGTTAAAGTTGATGAGCTGCAGATCGAGTTTACAGATAACGGCTGTGGAATACCTGAAAAAGATTTAACAAATATTTTTGAGCCCTTTTTCAGTACAAAAAAAGGGACCGGCACCGGGTTGGGTTTATGGATATGTTACAATATCATAGCTGAACACTCTGGGAGGATCAGCGTGAGAAGCAGACTCAATGCAGGATCAACTTTTCAGATCTTATTGCCTTTAAAAAAATAG
- the amt gene encoding ammonium transporter — protein MSNRQKHKGLVLLIFFSIGLLTFILYPHDTVYAEYAEISLQMIQKKIDYIWIIVAASMVFFMQVGFTAFEAGSVQAKNAISVSIKNILNFLVSSITYFVVGFGIMFGLSYKGYVGSNNFLLNGIDVHPNTLGYAFVFFQLVFAGTAATIVSGAFAERAKLLTHICTTIFVVCVIYPVFGHWAWGHLFYFNQHGWLGNLGFIDFAGSTVVHSISGWVALSGAFVLGPRIGKFNSEGTVNRMHGHNLPLATIGTFFLWFGWFGFNGGSFLRADTSIGLVIINTTLSGSVAGVAVAIFGKLRNKGLDAAEILLGIMGGLVAIGAGCSRVSSVYACIVGLCAGIIAMLAKDFIEKVLKVDDPVGAVPIHGFCGAWGTLAVGLFTPVSEFSMTNSNRLLQIEVQCLGIIVAFAWAFPLGLLFFWCLKKLVGIRVSTEEETKGLNISEYTDVTSWLDFVKITKVQDMNAALQDKIKERTKELEHTKKNLEEDVRKRTSELEESRDEFKKKVEQLENFQKVAIGRELKMKKMEEELENFKS, from the coding sequence ATGAGCAACAGACAAAAACATAAAGGGCTTGTTTTACTTATCTTCTTCAGTATAGGTTTGCTTACATTTATTCTTTATCCGCATGATACTGTATATGCTGAATACGCAGAAATATCTCTGCAGATGATCCAGAAGAAAATAGATTATATCTGGATTATTGTTGCCGCCAGTATGGTCTTTTTCATGCAGGTAGGGTTTACTGCATTTGAAGCCGGATCAGTGCAGGCAAAAAATGCCATAAGCGTTTCCATAAAGAATATATTGAATTTCCTTGTAAGTTCCATTACATATTTTGTCGTAGGTTTTGGGATCATGTTCGGATTAAGCTATAAAGGTTATGTGGGTAGTAATAATTTCCTTTTAAACGGTATTGATGTTCATCCAAACACTTTAGGATATGCCTTTGTATTTTTTCAACTGGTATTTGCGGGTACTGCGGCCACCATTGTATCTGGAGCATTTGCTGAAAGAGCAAAACTCTTGACCCACATATGTACAACTATTTTTGTAGTCTGCGTGATTTATCCTGTCTTCGGTCATTGGGCATGGGGGCACCTGTTTTATTTCAATCAACACGGTTGGCTTGGAAATTTGGGATTTATAGACTTTGCAGGTTCTACAGTTGTTCATTCCATTAGTGGCTGGGTAGCTTTGTCAGGCGCTTTTGTACTTGGCCCAAGAATTGGGAAGTTTAATTCTGAGGGCACGGTAAACAGGATGCATGGACACAATCTGCCTCTGGCGACAATCGGCACTTTTTTTTTGTGGTTTGGCTGGTTTGGATTTAATGGAGGTTCTTTTTTACGAGCGGATACAAGCATTGGATTAGTTATTATCAATACAACTCTTTCAGGGTCGGTTGCGGGTGTAGCTGTAGCAATTTTTGGAAAACTGAGAAATAAAGGGCTGGATGCCGCAGAGATTCTTTTAGGAATCATGGGTGGTCTCGTTGCCATTGGCGCAGGTTGCAGCAGGGTAAGTTCCGTATATGCATGTATTGTTGGATTATGTGCGGGCATTATTGCAATGCTGGCCAAAGACTTTATTGAAAAGGTATTAAAAGTGGACGACCCTGTGGGTGCTGTTCCCATCCACGGTTTTTGTGGGGCCTGGGGCACTTTAGCCGTCGGGCTCTTTACTCCTGTTTCCGAATTTTCAATGACTAATTCCAATCGACTTTTACAGATAGAGGTGCAATGCCTGGGAATTATTGTGGCATTCGCCTGGGCATTTCCATTAGGTCTTTTGTTCTTTTGGTGCCTTAAGAAACTGGTGGGTATCAGAGTCAGCACAGAAGAAGAAACAAAGGGATTAAATATCAGTGAATATACTGATGTGACTTCCTGGCTTGACTTTGTTAAAATCACAAAAGTTCAGGACATGAATGCAGCATTACAAGATAAAATAAAAGAAAGAACAAAAGAACTGGAGCACACAAAGAAAAATCTCGAAGAAGATGTAAGGAAACGAACTTCAGAATTAGAAGAGTCACGAGATGAGTTTAAGAAAAAAGTAGAACAATTGGAGAACTTTCAAAAAGTTGCTATCGGAAGAGAATTAAAGATGAAAAAAATGGAAGAAGAACTTGAAAACTTTAAATCATAA